In Halarcobacter bivalviorum, a genomic segment contains:
- a CDS encoding PAS domain-containing sensor histidine kinase, translating to MKKAILLFFIFPTILFSNYINFDSFMKNNNTVMLIIDPKSGEIINANEYAAKFYGKTLEQLKKSNIKDINVFTKIQVQEEMQKAKRENRNYFIFKHKIANEKIEKVEVYSFPIVYNNQKLLFSIINKYKDKYAVEYFNKNLEEQVKLQTAEIEASKRKILNIFFICFVLLIIWVFILIYLLRQKKELAIKLQETNKNLSETNERFELAMDTTKDGLWDWNLKTNQVLFSKTLKEMLGYKEDELESRFDTWASMVHPDDYKKAEKDIHNHLKGFTEYYENIHRMKHKLGHWIWVLDRGKIVFDENRNPIRMIGFHTDISSQKEAEKKIEEQKEEFEKIFSNSNDAIAILDLETKFLNFNDAYLKMTGFSKEELLKKSCLELTLEDDIENTKKALEIVLKEGHIENFEKSCVVKDGRVLLSSMNMALMSDKKRIILTTRDITKIKNLQSQEKLVSMGEMIGNIAHQWRQPLAVITTNASGIKLQKELEVLDDETFYKSMNSIIKQSKYLSETIDDFRAYIKDDKAKEDTTLVYILNKTLSLNEATLKNNHIKVETNFKEDMEIFGYKNELVQSFLNILNNAVDAIKERLGQDKVRVIFINTEKTQEGLNIIIKDNAGGIEKSILPRIFEPYFTTKHQSVGTGIGLSLSHDILVNHHNAEISVLNEEFSYEGKKYKGAKFIIKFKKL from the coding sequence ATGAAAAAGGCAATATTACTATTTTTTATATTTCCAACTATACTTTTTTCAAACTATATAAATTTTGATTCCTTTATGAAAAATAATAATACTGTAATGTTAATAATTGACCCTAAGAGTGGTGAAATAATAAATGCAAATGAGTATGCTGCAAAATTTTATGGAAAAACTTTAGAGCAATTAAAAAAGAGTAATATAAAAGATATTAATGTTTTCACAAAAATACAAGTACAAGAAGAGATGCAAAAAGCAAAAAGAGAGAATAGAAACTATTTTATCTTTAAACATAAAATTGCAAATGAAAAAATAGAAAAGGTTGAAGTTTACTCTTTCCCTATTGTATATAATAATCAAAAACTACTTTTTTCTATAATTAATAAATATAAAGATAAATATGCAGTTGAATATTTTAATAAAAATTTAGAAGAGCAAGTAAAACTTCAAACAGCAGAAATTGAAGCTTCTAAAAGAAAAATATTAAATATCTTTTTTATCTGTTTTGTTTTATTGATTATTTGGGTTTTTATCTTAATTTATCTACTAAGACAGAAAAAAGAGCTTGCAATTAAATTACAAGAAACAAATAAGAACCTCTCTGAAACAAACGAAAGATTCGAACTTGCAATGGATACTACAAAAGATGGTCTTTGGGATTGGAATCTTAAAACAAATCAAGTTCTTTTTTCTAAAACCTTAAAAGAGATGTTAGGTTATAAGGAAGATGAATTAGAAAGTAGATTTGATACTTGGGCTTCAATGGTTCATCCTGATGATTATAAAAAAGCTGAAAAAGATATTCATAACCATCTTAAAGGTTTTACTGAATATTATGAAAATATTCACAGAATGAAGCATAAATTAGGACATTGGATCTGGGTACTAGATAGAGGAAAAATTGTATTTGATGAAAATAGAAACCCTATAAGAATGATAGGTTTTCATACTGATATTAGCTCACAAAAAGAGGCTGAAAAGAAGATAGAAGAGCAAAAAGAAGAGTTTGAAAAGATTTTCTCGAATTCAAACGATGCAATTGCAATCTTAGATTTAGAAACTAAGTTCTTAAACTTTAATGATGCATATTTAAAAATGACAGGTTTTAGTAAAGAGGAGCTTCTTAAAAAAAGCTGTTTAGAGTTAACTTTAGAGGATGATATAGAAAATACAAAAAAAGCTTTAGAAATAGTATTAAAAGAAGGACATATAGAAAACTTTGAGAAAAGTTGTGTTGTAAAAGATGGAAGAGTCTTATTATCTAGTATGAATATGGCTTTGATGTCAGATAAAAAAAGAATAATTTTAACTACTAGAGATATAACAAAGATAAAGAATTTACAATCTCAAGAAAAGTTAGTTTCAATGGGGGAGATGATAGGAAATATTGCCCATCAATGGAGACAGCCTTTAGCAGTAATTACAACTAATGCTAGCGGAATAAAATTGCAAAAAGAGTTAGAAGTTTTAGATGATGAAACTTTTTATAAATCAATGAACTCAATAATAAAACAATCAAAATACTTATCAGAGACAATTGATGATTTTAGGGCTTATATTAAAGATGATAAAGCAAAAGAAGATACGACACTTGTTTATATATTAAATAAAACACTTAGTTTAAATGAAGCAACATTAAAAAATAATCATATAAAAGTAGAAACTAATTTTAAAGAAGATATGGAGATATTTGGTTATAAGAATGAGCTTGTTCAATCTTTTTTAAATATATTAAATAATGCAGTAGATGCTATAAAAGAGAGATTAGGACAAGATAAAGTAAGAGTTATCTTTATAAACACAGAAAAAACGCAAGAGGGCTTAAATATAATTATTAAAGATAATGCAGGGGGAATAGAAAAATCAATTTTGCCTAGAATTTTTGAACCTTATTTTACCACAAAACATCAAAGTGTAGGAACAGGGATAGGTCTATCTTTATCTCATGATATTTTAGTAAATCATCATAATGCAGAAATAAGTGTACTTAATGAAGAGTTTTCATATGAAGGTAAAAAGTATAAAGGTGCTAAGTTTATAATTAAGTTTAAAAAACTTTAG
- the napG gene encoding ferredoxin-type protein NapG yields the protein MKKEVVSDRRRFFLNMARAFGLATLGALTWSAYVDEVTASELTLRPPAALDEEDFLKTCIKCGMCVEACPFDTLSLAKPGDNKPLGTPYFTPRDIPCYMCPDIPCVPVCPTNALDITKVTKNNKLDINMAQMGVAVVDSKNCIAFWGIQCDACYRACPILGDAITIEYSKNERTGKHAFMKPVVNSDSCTGCGLCEKACVTDKAAIFVLPREVALGKVGDYYIKGWDKADEKRLEKVTSETTKTEISNRKAVDSLNDMEGLLND from the coding sequence ATGAAAAAAGAGGTTGTAAGCGATAGAAGAAGGTTCTTCTTAAACATGGCTAGAGCTTTCGGATTAGCAACTTTAGGTGCCTTAACTTGGAGCGCTTATGTAGATGAAGTAACAGCGTCAGAACTTACATTAAGACCTCCTGCTGCTTTAGATGAAGAGGACTTTTTAAAGACATGTATAAAATGTGGTATGTGTGTTGAAGCCTGTCCTTTTGATACTTTAAGTTTAGCAAAACCAGGTGACAACAAGCCTTTAGGTACACCATACTTTACTCCAAGAGATATACCATGTTATATGTGTCCAGATATACCATGTGTTCCAGTTTGTCCAACAAATGCTTTAGATATAACTAAAGTTACAAAGAATAATAAACTCGATATAAATATGGCACAAATGGGTGTTGCAGTAGTTGATTCAAAAAACTGCATTGCCTTTTGGGGAATTCAATGTGATGCCTGTTATCGTGCATGTCCTATTTTAGGAGATGCAATTACAATTGAATACTCTAAAAACGAAAGAACAGGGAAACATGCTTTTATGAAACCTGTTGTTAATAGTGATTCATGTACAGGTTGTGGTCTGTGTGAAAAAGCCTGTGTAACAGATAAGGCAGCCATATTTGTACTTCCTAGAGAAGTTGCTTTAGGAAAAGTAGGAGATTATTATATTAAAGGTTGGGATAAAGCAGATGAGAAAAGATTAGAAAAAGTTACTAGTGAAACAACAAAAACAGAAATTAGTAACAGAAAAGCAGTTGATTCCTTAAATGATATGGAAGGACTTTTAAATGATTAA
- a CDS encoding nitrate reductase cytochrome c-type subunit, with protein sequence MKLITKISIGLATSSFLIFVGCSTAQPTISEESLGLRKVDLYSEDKVTPDETKYSKAAPSTSKTIARAFQDAPPMIPHDVEGMLPITVNNNQCISCHTPGVAESFGTLPYPKSHMINFRPDTSLTKNGDIVKNGKIVENTSSEKLEYVTINEMHQLSNSRFNCSQCHAPQSEMKEIVGNTFTPDYTSEDGSKKSSWTGTSLTEGLDTLME encoded by the coding sequence ATGAAACTAATCACAAAAATTAGTATTGGTCTTGCAACTTCTTCCTTTTTAATCTTTGTAGGATGTAGTACAGCACAACCTACAATTAGTGAAGAGTCTTTAGGACTTAGAAAAGTAGACTTATATAGTGAAGATAAAGTAACACCTGATGAAACAAAATATAGTAAAGCAGCTCCAAGTACATCAAAAACTATTGCGAGAGCATTCCAAGATGCTCCACCAATGATTCCTCATGATGTAGAAGGAATGCTTCCAATTACAGTTAATAATAATCAGTGTATTTCTTGTCATACTCCAGGTGTGGCAGAATCTTTTGGAACATTACCATATCCAAAATCACACATGATTAATTTTAGACCAGATACATCTTTAACTAAGAATGGTGATATTGTAAAAAATGGTAAAATAGTTGAAAACACTTCAAGTGAGAAATTAGAATACGTGACAATCAATGAGATGCACCAATTATCTAATTCAAGATTTAACTGTTCTCAATGTCATGCACCTCAAAGTGAGATGAAAGAAATCGTTGGTAATACATTTACACCTGATTATACAAGTGAAGATGGATCAAAAAAATCTTCTTGGACTGGAACAAGTCTAACAGAAGGTTTAGATACTTTAATGGAATAA
- a CDS encoding ferredoxin-type protein NapF has product MRRRELFNSLASSFTKKKEEQVEFIRPPYNEDKSLFFKECPSCEAPCVTLCEEDIIVIAEDKTPIIDFSKGGCTYCGECAKACEYEVLIEDSNQKISAKVEIDMLKCLSWNNTMCFSCKDPCLDDAIEFLGMFRPSVLEDKCTNCGFCINVCPSEAISVKGV; this is encoded by the coding sequence ATGAGAAGAAGAGAGTTATTTAACTCTCTTGCTTCTTCTTTTACAAAGAAAAAAGAAGAGCAAGTAGAGTTTATTAGACCCCCATACAATGAAGACAAAAGTCTTTTTTTCAAAGAGTGCCCAAGTTGTGAAGCACCTTGTGTCACTTTGTGTGAAGAAGATATAATAGTTATTGCAGAAGATAAAACACCTATTATTGATTTCTCAAAGGGTGGTTGTACTTACTGTGGAGAATGTGCAAAAGCCTGTGAATATGAGGTATTAATAGAAGATTCAAATCAAAAGATATCTGCAAAAGTAGAGATAGATATGTTAAAGTGTTTAAGTTGGAATAATACAATGTGTTTCTCTTGTAAAGATCCCTGCTTAGATGATGCAATTGAATTTCTAGGTATGTTTAGACCTTCTGTTTTAGAGGATAAATGTACAAACTGTGGATTTTGTATAAATGTTTGTCCAAGTGAAGCAATAAGTGTTAAAGGAGTATAA
- the napH gene encoding quinol dehydrogenase ferredoxin subunit NapH: MIKNKYLIQRRVVQISILFLYVAANIWGWKVLTGNLSTSVFLEKIPLSDPYAVLQMFFSGALIASDIFIGALIIFIFYALVGGRVFCSWVCPMNIVTDLSNFLRRRLGFNQIQKRQPASRTIRYWVLGLSLLLSFILAVPAFEFISPISMLHRGIIFGIGLGWAAVLIIFLFDLFVLKNGWCGHICPLGAFYSLVGKYSLVRVEHNESKCTLCMKCKEVCPESQVLFMVGKSSEQVLSGECTNCARCVEVCDDDALNFSIRNLIEQKKQGEIK, encoded by the coding sequence ATGATTAAGAATAAATATTTAATTCAAAGAAGAGTAGTTCAAATATCAATACTATTTCTTTATGTTGCAGCAAACATTTGGGGATGGAAGGTTTTAACAGGGAATTTAAGTACTTCAGTATTTTTAGAGAAAATACCCTTAAGTGACCCCTATGCTGTTTTACAAATGTTTTTCTCAGGAGCACTAATTGCATCTGACATTTTTATTGGAGCATTGATTATTTTTATTTTCTATGCTTTAGTTGGAGGAAGAGTATTTTGCTCATGGGTTTGTCCTATGAATATTGTAACTGACCTATCAAACTTCTTACGAAGAAGATTAGGTTTTAATCAAATTCAAAAAAGACAACCAGCAAGTAGAACTATAAGATATTGGGTATTAGGATTAAGTTTACTTCTATCTTTTATATTAGCAGTTCCTGCATTTGAGTTTATATCTCCTATTTCTATGTTACATAGAGGGATAATTTTTGGTATAGGTCTAGGTTGGGCAGCGGTGCTAATCATTTTCCTTTTTGACCTTTTTGTTTTAAAAAATGGATGGTGTGGACATATTTGCCCCTTAGGAGCTTTTTACTCTTTAGTTGGGAAATATAGTCTAGTTCGAGTAGAACATAATGAAAGTAAATGTACTTTATGTATGAAATGTAAAGAGGTTTGTCCAGAAAGCCAAGTACTTTTTATGGTTGGAAAATCAAGTGAACAAGTTCTTTCAGGCGAATGTACAAATTGTGCTAGATGCGTAGAAGTTTGTGATGATGATGCACTAAACTTCTCAATTAGAAATTTGATAGAGCAAAAAAAACAAGGAGAAATAAAATGA
- a CDS encoding type IV pili methyl-accepting chemotaxis transducer N-terminal domain-containing protein, translating to MKQVSVSQKIKIIGALLILSIFTVIVVTIFLNQKNVKDATIVNIAGKQRMLTQRITKNIYFLYQNKENNFTEIDNAIAEFNYGLTTLISGDSLLGIASAPNEELKAQMTKVTILWNSFEQNVKDFKEALLKNDNQKLNSTIKFINNNNNRLLEEVDKIVSLYTTHIEKKTDFIKKFQYLAFSLLFLLALYSIIQLRQIEQNAREFIEKSKKISSGDISDLTPIDINTEKEFVEVADNMNNFINKVSAAMNYSQTALEQSKKASQKLESLTEEFDELINEFENKSDVLKGLDRSEDIMIESTEDLIKTTKRLQSLKTQLDSLLKNFSK from the coding sequence ATGAAACAAGTTAGTGTGAGTCAAAAAATCAAAATTATTGGTGCACTATTAATTCTATCTATTTTTACAGTTATTGTTGTAACTATTTTTTTAAACCAAAAAAATGTAAAAGATGCAACAATAGTAAATATTGCTGGTAAGCAAAGAATGCTAACACAAAGAATTACAAAAAATATCTACTTTTTGTACCAAAACAAAGAGAATAATTTTACTGAAATAGATAATGCAATTGCAGAATTTAATTATGGATTAACTACTTTAATTAGTGGAGATTCTTTATTAGGAATAGCTTCTGCACCAAATGAAGAGCTAAAAGCTCAAATGACAAAAGTTACAATTTTATGGAATAGCTTTGAACAAAATGTAAAAGATTTTAAAGAGGCTTTATTAAAAAATGATAATCAAAAATTAAACTCAACAATAAAGTTTATCAATAACAATAATAACAGACTGCTAGAAGAAGTAGACAAGATAGTTTCTCTTTATACTACTCATATTGAGAAGAAAACAGATTTTATAAAAAAATTCCAATATTTAGCATTTAGTTTACTCTTTTTACTTGCTTTATATTCAATAATTCAATTAAGACAGATAGAACAAAATGCTAGAGAGTTTATAGAGAAATCAAAAAAAATATCTTCAGGTGATATAAGTGATTTAACTCCAATAGATATTAATACAGAAAAAGAGTTTGTTGAAGTTGCAGATAATATGAATAACTTCATAAATAAAGTCTCTGCTGCAATGAACTATTCACAAACAGCTTTAGAACAGTCAAAAAAAGCTTCTCAAAAATTAGAGAGTTTAACAGAAGAATTTGATGAATTAATTAATGAGTTTGAAAATAAATCTGATGTTTTAAAAGGCTTAGATAGAAGTGAAGATATAATGATTGAATCAACAGAAGATTTAATTAAAACAACAAAAAGACTACAATCTCTAAAAACACAATTAGATAGTCTTCTAAAAAACTTTAGTAAATAA
- a CDS encoding metallophosphoesterase: MRFIIFATIFLSVMALLSLFISRRFIRKLHFSKRVKRYLNLFLLVNLFGVVAYMFVRYNPSVPNWAYFLLSLPIGIIFLLFIATIFYEFFAFIINKTPVSEKRRDFFKKGLDIGAVAVAGSINAKAMYNAKHIELEKVTVKIKKLKNSYKIIQLSDVHIGGLVDKTFIANLVKRVNTLNADIVVITGDLVDTKMKYAKPALDELKNLSSKYGTYFIVGNHEYFHDVQAIINYVNSLGIKTLENENVYIGEKDKGFYLAGVYDIFGNRINAYIPDLKKALEGTDDAPKVLLAHQPRYIKEIDQKVDLVLSGHTHGGQIAPFNLLVKLQQPYVKGLNQHNEDTQIYVNKGTGFWGPPMRLGASSEISEITIIPA, from the coding sequence ATGAGATTTATTATATTTGCAACAATTTTTTTAAGTGTTATGGCTTTACTTAGCCTTTTTATTTCAAGAAGATTTATTAGAAAACTTCATTTTTCTAAAAGAGTAAAAAGATATCTAAATCTGTTTTTATTAGTTAATCTATTTGGTGTCGTAGCTTATATGTTTGTAAGATATAACCCAAGTGTACCTAATTGGGCATATTTTCTTCTCTCTTTACCTATAGGAATTATATTTTTACTCTTTATTGCAACTATTTTCTATGAGTTTTTTGCCTTTATTATAAACAAAACTCCTGTTAGTGAAAAAAGAAGAGACTTCTTTAAAAAAGGTTTAGATATTGGAGCTGTTGCAGTTGCTGGTTCAATCAATGCAAAAGCTATGTATAATGCAAAACATATAGAGCTTGAGAAAGTAACTGTTAAAATAAAAAAGTTAAAAAACTCTTATAAAATTATTCAATTAAGTGATGTACATATTGGTGGTTTAGTAGATAAAACTTTTATTGCAAATCTTGTAAAAAGAGTTAATACTTTAAATGCAGATATTGTAGTAATCACAGGAGATTTAGTTGATACTAAAATGAAGTATGCAAAACCTGCTTTAGATGAATTAAAAAATTTAAGCTCTAAATATGGGACTTATTTTATAGTTGGAAACCATGAATATTTTCATGATGTTCAAGCTATTATAAATTATGTAAATAGTCTAGGAATAAAAACTTTAGAAAATGAAAATGTTTATATTGGAGAAAAAGATAAAGGTTTTTACTTAGCTGGTGTTTATGATATTTTTGGAAATAGAATTAATGCTTATATTCCTGATTTAAAAAAGGCCCTTGAAGGAACAGATGATGCACCAAAAGTTTTATTAGCTCATCAACCAAGATATATAAAAGAAATAGATCAAAAAGTTGATTTAGTTTTAAGTGGACATACTCATGGAGGTCAAATTGCACCTTTTAATCTACTTGTTAAGCTTCAACAACCTTATGTAAAAGGTTTAAATCAACACAATGAAGATACACAAATTTATGTAAATAAAGGAACTGGCTTCTGGGGTCCTCCAATGAGATTAGGAGCTAGTTCAGAAATAAGTGAGATAACTATTATCCCAGCTTAA
- the napA gene encoding nitrate reductase catalytic subunit NapA, with product MALSRRDFLKSSAAASAAAAVGMSVPSQLQASATNAEKGWRWDKAACRFCGTGCGIMLATKNGKIVAVKGDPAAPVNRGLNCIKGYFNAKIMYGADRLKQPLLRMNAKGEFDKNGKFAPVSWERAFDEMEIHIKKALKHSGPEGVGVFASGQYTVMEGYAAQKMMKGGFRSNAIDPNARHCMASAVVGFYQTFGIDEPSGCYDDIELTDTVVSWGSNMAEMHPILWSRVTDRKLSDPKKVQVVNLSTYRHRTSDLADIEIIFTPNTDLAIWNFIAREIVYNYPEAIDWDFVKKHIVFAASPVNMGYGMRRSDEKSIKEGKYTDKEMEIISKEMETIVSETEAPALKPYGYKAGDKMIHKPAGLKHWEISFEEYKKFLEPYTVDYVAKISKGNPDESLEEFKEKLEKLAQLYIEKNRKVVSFWTMGMNQHTRGTWVNTLAYNVHFLLNKQAKPGSGAFSLTGQPSACGTAREVGTFTHRLPADMMVANPKHRVIVENRWKIPANTLNPVGNQHIMKIHRDIEDGVVKFAWVNVCNPYQDTASASHWIKAARQMDNFIVCSDGYPGISAKVSDLILPTAMIYEKWGAYGNAERRTQHWRQQVLPIGDSMSDTWQWVELSKRFTVKDVWGEWTLRNGKKLPDVISEAKKMGYNEDTTMYEILFANNEAKSYKVNLEDPVQKGFDNTEALGDSRNVKGSDGKVWEGYGFFIQKYLFEEYAWFGRGHAHDLADFDTYHKVRGLKWPVVDGKETQWRFNTKYDPYAKKYGKETGHTEFAFYGKLAKALPQGDLNGIKDKTKKALTNKAKIFARPYMDPPEMPDEAYPLWMSTGRVLEHWHSGTMTMRVPELYRAVPEALVYVHPEDAKKFDIKQGELAWVESRRGKVKARVETRGRNRPSRGLVYVPWFDEKVFINKVCLDATCPMSKQTDFKKCAVKVYKV from the coding sequence ATGGCACTTTCAAGAAGAGACTTCCTTAAAAGTTCCGCAGCAGCTTCAGCAGCAGCAGCTGTAGGTATGAGTGTTCCTTCACAACTACAAGCCTCAGCAACAAATGCTGAAAAAGGTTGGAGATGGGATAAAGCAGCGTGTAGATTTTGTGGTACAGGTTGTGGAATCATGCTAGCAACTAAAAATGGGAAAATCGTAGCCGTAAAAGGTGATCCTGCAGCACCAGTTAATAGAGGACTTAACTGTATTAAGGGTTATTTCAATGCAAAAATTATGTATGGTGCAGATAGATTAAAGCAGCCATTACTTAGAATGAATGCAAAGGGTGAATTTGACAAAAATGGTAAATTTGCTCCTGTATCATGGGAAAGAGCTTTTGATGAGATGGAAATTCATATTAAAAAAGCTTTAAAACATAGTGGTCCAGAAGGTGTGGGTGTGTTTGCTTCTGGTCAATATACAGTTATGGAAGGTTATGCCGCTCAAAAGATGATGAAAGGTGGATTTAGATCAAATGCTATTGATCCAAATGCAAGACACTGTATGGCATCAGCGGTTGTTGGATTCTATCAAACATTTGGTATTGATGAGCCTTCAGGGTGTTATGATGATATTGAATTAACAGATACAGTTGTATCTTGGGGTTCAAATATGGCAGAAATGCACCCAATTTTATGGTCAAGAGTAACAGATAGAAAACTTTCTGATCCAAAAAAAGTACAAGTTGTAAACTTATCAACATATAGACATAGAACTTCTGACTTAGCAGATATTGAAATTATTTTTACTCCAAATACTGACTTAGCAATCTGGAATTTTATTGCAAGAGAGATTGTATATAACTATCCAGAAGCAATTGATTGGGATTTCGTTAAAAAACATATTGTTTTCGCAGCAAGCCCAGTTAATATGGGTTATGGAATGAGAAGATCTGATGAAAAATCAATCAAAGAGGGTAAATATACAGATAAAGAGATGGAAATTATCTCAAAAGAGATGGAAACTATCGTATCTGAAACAGAAGCACCAGCATTAAAACCTTATGGATATAAAGCTGGAGATAAAATGATTCATAAACCAGCTGGATTAAAACACTGGGAAATCTCTTTTGAAGAGTATAAAAAATTCTTAGAACCATATACAGTAGACTATGTAGCTAAAATCTCTAAAGGTAACCCTGACGAGTCATTAGAAGAGTTTAAAGAAAAACTTGAAAAATTAGCTCAACTTTATATTGAAAAAAATAGAAAAGTAGTATCTTTTTGGACAATGGGTATGAACCAACATACAAGAGGTACATGGGTAAATACTTTAGCATATAATGTTCACTTCTTATTAAATAAACAAGCAAAACCAGGTTCTGGAGCATTCTCTTTAACAGGACAACCTTCAGCTTGTGGTACAGCAAGAGAAGTTGGTACATTTACACATAGATTACCAGCAGATATGATGGTAGCAAATCCAAAACATAGAGTAATTGTTGAAAATAGATGGAAAATACCTGCAAATACTTTAAATCCAGTTGGAAACCAACATATTATGAAAATTCATAGAGATATTGAAGATGGTGTAGTTAAATTTGCATGGGTAAATGTATGTAACCCATATCAAGATACTGCAAGTGCATCTCACTGGATTAAAGCAGCAAGACAAATGGATAACTTTATTGTTTGTTCAGATGGATATCCAGGAATTTCTGCAAAAGTATCTGACCTTATTTTACCAACAGCAATGATTTATGAAAAATGGGGTGCATATGGAAATGCAGAGAGAAGAACTCAACATTGGAGACAACAAGTATTACCAATTGGTGATTCAATGTCTGATACATGGCAATGGGTTGAATTATCAAAAAGATTTACTGTAAAAGATGTTTGGGGTGAGTGGACTTTAAGAAATGGTAAAAAACTTCCAGATGTAATCTCAGAAGCTAAAAAAATGGGTTATAACGAAGATACAACTATGTATGAGATTTTATTTGCAAATAATGAAGCAAAATCTTATAAAGTTAATTTAGAAGACCCAGTTCAAAAAGGTTTCGATAATACAGAAGCACTTGGAGATAGTAGAAATGTTAAAGGTAGTGATGGAAAAGTTTGGGAAGGATATGGATTCTTTATTCAAAAATATCTATTTGAAGAGTATGCATGGTTCGGTAGAGGACATGCTCACGATTTAGCAGACTTTGATACATACCATAAAGTAAGAGGTCTTAAATGGCCAGTTGTTGATGGAAAAGAGACTCAATGGAGATTTAATACTAAATATGACCCATATGCAAAAAAATATGGAAAAGAGACAGGTCATACTGAGTTCGCATTCTATGGTAAGTTAGCAAAAGCTTTACCACAAGGTGATTTAAATGGTATTAAAGATAAAACTAAAAAAGCTTTAACAAATAAAGCTAAGATTTTTGCTAGACCATATATGGATCCACCAGAAATGCCAGATGAGGCATATCCATTATGGATGAGTACAGGTAGGGTATTAGAACACTGGCATAGTGGTACTATGACAATGAGAGTTCCTGAACTATATAGAGCAGTTCCAGAAGCACTTGTATATGTTCATCCAGAAGATGCTAAAAAGTTTGATATAAAACAAGGTGAATTAGCATGGGTTGAATCAAGAAGAGGAAAAGTAAAAGCAAGAGTTGAAACAAGAGGAAGAAACAGACCTTCAAGAGGACTTGTTTATGTTCCATGGTTTGACGAAAAAGTATTCATTAATAAAGTATGTTTAGATGCGACTTGTCCAATGTCAAAACAAACAGACTTTAAAAAATGTGCAGTAAAAGTATATAAAGTATAA
- a CDS encoding Crp/Fnr family transcriptional regulator gives MISSKEIFKNISLFSHLNDSEIESLIEISSISKYDKNSILYYETEDMDKLLFLIEGQIKVYKIDKYDNEIFLYYIYSNSMISELSNLNENKIQCFSNAEFVEDSVILSIDYQKFKEMFLFENAFILKFIEELIYKNQQLQCIVNRELVFDATSKVAFMLINDLKMFNQLKRTEVSLLLHIQPETLSRVLKKLNRSEIISIDRGKISINNYDELKSIYLGM, from the coding sequence ATGATAAGCTCCAAAGAGATTTTTAAAAATATTAGTTTGTTTTCTCATTTAAATGATTCAGAGATTGAATCCTTAATTGAGATTTCTTCTATTTCAAAATATGATAAGAACTCTATTTTATATTATGAAACTGAAGATATGGATAAACTTCTATTTTTAATTGAGGGACAGATAAAAGTATATAAGATTGATAAATATGATAATGAAATTTTTCTATATTATATTTATTCAAATAGTATGATTTCAGAACTTTCAAATCTAAATGAAAATAAAATTCAATGTTTTTCTAATGCAGAATTTGTTGAAGATAGTGTTATTTTATCAATAGATTATCAAAAGTTCAAAGAGATGTTCTTATTTGAGAATGCTTTTATACTAAAATTTATTGAAGAATTAATTTATAAAAATCAACAACTTCAATGTATTGTAAATAGAGAACTAGTTTTTGATGCAACTTCAAAAGTTGCTTTTATGTTAATTAATGATTTAAAGATGTTCAACCAACTAAAAAGAACAGAGGTATCTCTTTTATTACATATTCAACCAGAGACTCTTTCAAGAGTTTTAAAAAAACTTAATAGAAGTGAGATTATCTCCATAGATAGAGGGAAAATATCTATTAATAACTATGATGAGTTAAAAAGTATCTACTTAGGAATGTAA